A single Phoenix dactylifera cultivar Barhee BC4 chromosome 1, palm_55x_up_171113_PBpolish2nd_filt_p, whole genome shotgun sequence DNA region contains:
- the LOC103700077 gene encoding uncharacterized protein LOC103700077: MFYPKTVAAFYVPSGVLQILWQALQLPAKTATFFFPLLVLTLFCSSCVFYANFSCIAPVLMDLFSKLSILLKGPGPGPGPEYSHVLLEIKNDLKQVAGSESIITLLSFSSSLLLLLATVYSFAMAYSGTPLTLKELLARVARRWYQTLVTRLYVVLLSLGFGLLSSMVIGTAMLVCDDSKYLMSSGLSLSIVAAAVFIYLWTRWSMSFVITVVEETWGIGALSWSVELFIGNEKKGWTLTFILMLLKMVIYGVFGFMMMSGTTPAPAPPPPPTMEDQLRIGFLAAAASALLDIYAMAVYTVFYYECRKSHGLDEMVKGDEVVYTSLPAPAVKIEATTFP, encoded by the coding sequence ATGTTCTACCCCAAGACCGTGGCAGCCTTCTATGTGCCCTCTGGTGTCCTCCAGATCCTATGGCAAGCTCTGCAGCTTCCAGCCAAGACTgccaccttcttcttccccctcctcGTCCTCACTCTCTTCTGCTCTTCCTGTGTCTTCTATGCCAACTTCTCCTGCATCGCCCCGGTCCTGATGGACTTATTTTCCAAGCTCTCCATCCTCCTCAAAGGTCCTGGCCCTGGCCCGGGCCCGGAATACTCCCACGTCCTCCTTGAGATCAAGAACGACCTCAAGCAAGTCGCCGGGTCCGAGTCCATCATcaccctcctctccttctcctcctccctcctcctcctcctcgccacCGTCTACAGCTTCGCCATGGCCTACTCCGGCACTCCCCTGACTCTCAAAGAGCTCCTCGCGAGAGTCGCGCGCCGCTGGTATCAGACGCTTGTCACCCGGCTCTACGTCGTTCTCCTGAGCCTGGGCTTCGGGCTCTTATCTTCGATGGTGATCGGCACTGCCATGCTAGTCTGCGATGATTCCAAATATCTGATGAGTTCTGGGTTGTCCCTGTCCATTGTGGCGGCCGCCGTTTTCATCTATCTGTGGACGAGGTGGTCGATGAGCTTCGTGATCACGGTGGTGGAGGAGACTTGGGGGATCGGCGCGCTCTCGTGGTCGGTGGAGCTCTTCATCGGCAACGAGAAGAAAGGTTGGACTCTCACCTTCATCCTGATGCTGCTCAAGATGGTGATCTATGGGGTTTTCGGGTTTATGATGATGTCGGGGACAAcgccggcgccggcgccgcCGCCCCCGCCGACGATGGAGGATCAGCTGAGGATTGGGTTCCTCGCGGCAGCCGCCAGTGCTCTTTTGGACATATATGCCATGGCAGTGTATACGGTGTTCTACTATGAGTGCAGGAAGAGCCATGGGTTGGATGAGATGGTTAAAGGTGATGAAGTTGTTTACACCAGTTTGCCTGCTCCTGCTGTCAAAATTGAAGCAACTACTTTTCCATGA